The following is a genomic window from Amphiura filiformis chromosome 4, Afil_fr2py, whole genome shotgun sequence.
CCGTCTCTGTCTCAGTATGTCAATTATCACTGTATGTATATCTTCAGCTGAGTAACAGATAACTTCTAGAAAGTGTCACTGGAACTCACTGGGGATTTAATTCCAACACTATATCAGCGTCAGGTCCCGTGGGACCAGACGCGAAAACCAAACTGAACAGGACAAGTGAAGAAGCAAAAAGAAGGAGGTggaaatggattggccatgtgctAAGGATGGAAGTAATAGCCACTGCATGACAACACTTTCCTGGGCTGCAGAAGGCAGAAGGAAAGTTGGTCGCCCTAAGACAACATGGAGGCGGAcagtggaaaaagaaaggaagaaattaGGGTGGAGGTCATTGAGCGAAGCCAAGCCAGTAGCTAGAGAAAGGGACAGCTGGAAGAGGAGACTTGCAGCCTTATCATATGGGCCACTGGGCCCGAAGAggataggtaggtaggtaggtaggtaggtaggtaggtaggtaggtagggatcaaaggtcaaatttcattaAATGTATTGTTTGCGTGCATAAcctttcttgcaaaattggttGTTTTATAACATCACCCTATTCATATTTTCTGTCTGTCAAACATtgatctatcatgtctatatggGGCAATTATTACACGTAACTAACTCGCAAATGCAATATTTccgaatcaactaaaattttggaaataagcttttttcgtggataataTTGAACCATAAACGTGGGCGTCAATGTTGAAATCGACGTTTGCGCAGTACACAAAAGTCTACCATCTGGTTTATAGTGTGTATGTCACACCCCACAAAAGTTTGAGACCTGACCAATGTGGTGATTCGTTTCTTGTAGATTGTTGGCTAGGAAATAACGATACATCTTATTGGTCAAACATGTAGTGCTGTCGAAAATCTGTTTATAATTGTCTGCATTATCATTTCTGCATAAATATCACTGAATATTAGTAATACCAATCACTTGAAACTACCGACACAGCCAATATTGGTTCAGCAAGAATATCTTGGCTTTTGACGAAGCATCTGTAATATCCTTTGTTACGGTGAGTGCacattgcattttaaaagtataatTTAAGGAGGAAATCGTCCGTCAGATTTAGTCAGCTCCATCGAATGTTTTCATTAAAGATTACTTGTAAGTTGTATTATTGCGATAAAACTTATAATGCAATGATATTGTGTTCGTATCATCTCTAAGTGACAAAATGGCCTGGAATTGTCACAAAACAAGTGCTGTGCTTGTTTCTTTATCTCACCTAATATTCAATTTTATACCGGTTTTCTCGATTTTATTCTCTTTTGTAATCAGAATATCATTCAATTCTCAAAATTGaaagcaattaattaaatttgtttattgCTCTGTATGGATCCGtcatattgtttttttttaatgtttttttttatcaaaaacaataATTGTTTTTTTCTTTACATGTTACCTTATGATCAAAATCAATTTACAGAGCCACTAATCctttaaaaatctttttaaagattttttatttcCTGACCAATTTCGCTTTTTATTCCACCAATTAAATAGTGCGTTGATTCGATCTCACGATTCTGATTTTTTGCTCTCAGATTTTTGTCAGTTGAATCACCCGAGCTGAGCTTTCctttaaattttgtttacttaattttgataTGTTTGATCACTGGTAGGCCAAACATAATTATCAAATACCAATGGCCATTGATATCTtggtaattaattagttaattaattaattaattaattaattcattcattcattcattcattcattcattcattcattcattcattcattcttttatttattcttttatttatttatttatttatttatttatttatttatttatttatttatttatttatttattcttttatttattcttttattcttttatgATTACACTTATGATTAGAACGAAACTGAATTTGCAGTAATTAAATAGATTGGTCAAAAGATATTTGAATGATAACGAACAAGAAATATAAcaagatggcacagttgtgttttacgaatatctatgcccgtgaccacactcaacccccttcccctattcacaaccgaaaacttggtgagcaccatgtgcaagcccttgttttaagctttcattattttgatatacatgtaatgctcataacacataataccctaccaagccttcactctctcttataccctactcACAACCAcgctctctaaaacaccaccagactggatcgcactctctctaatacccccagaccctcactctctcttatactccaccagacactcactcgctctaaaacacaaCCAGAGTGGCACGCACTGTCTCTAATACcttaccaagccttcactctctcttataccccatcagaccatcactctctctaaaacaccaccagactggtccacactctctctaatactccaccagaccctcactttCTCTTGTACTCCACCAGATATTTACTCggtctaaaacaccaccagactggcatggcccacactctctctaataccctaccaagccttcactcccTCTTGTACCCCATCAAACCATCATTCTCTctcaaacaccaccagactggaccacactctctctaataccccaccagaccctcactctctatTATATTCCACCaaacactcactctctctaaaacaccaccagactagaTAAATAGCAGCTTATACGAACAACAAGAATGAAGTGGTACAGTAAAGCATTAGACAAATgcaataagatgcttatgcactctactcttgaaggatggtgcgccgttaTGTTTCCGGCTAATCCATCTGGTAGGCCATCTAGGTATTCCAACCTCCACATGATTCAGGAGAATCTCTATTATCTTGTTTGTTGCAGGGCATGCCAGAATCTGTATATGCCCATTATGTTAATACATCAGGAAATTATGCATCATATAAAGTTTACAagtctaaaactacaaaggccccaagGAATATATGTGGCATACCCCGTAGATGGGTAACTTGCCCATTTTGGCCTCTGATGGCCTCGGATGTCCAAGGCCAAGGGCCCAAAGGtccaattttaaaacaaagggctggtcgtttctcagcaaataaagcagctacaaggCTCAGAATTAGTACACTGATCGCACTTGAGTATTATACCTTGACATGTACGTGCAAGAGCTCCAAAGGTGAAGTAGTATGGGCCCAGGCacatcgacatcgcctggtaaataattatattgtacagcagggaaactaaatcaatacccgggatcgatacacgtgtatgcagtggcgtaactagggtcaacgcccggggcaagaaacaaaattggcgccccccaattcttgaaacaattgcgcacgGAGCGCGAGAAATTTTggcaaataaggcctaccaccatgaccactaattaattttggttactagaagttgaatatcggtcttaaaatgttctttcaattgattttgtgctgaaatgttaATGCGTGTATATGCTATGCTCGATTttatattcagacgataaatctttggataccgggatagaaaatgcggaatatctcccgtaatttcggctttctaaagaagccaattttatggcttgcacttgaatatatgtgttgaaagaacatgatagtcgttagcgagcgtattgacaaacaaccgttCGTTTTGAAaccaaaaactgaccaaaattcggattttatatgtgcagaacagaaaaaatgacagctgccctcattcgtaaacaattGGGGTAACGAAACATATCACGTTACAAACGCAATATGGaacactggtggaggcagtctaatgcagatgacgtaccaggctcactgagatcttcagaggtcagtcaccgggctattgtgaatagccttagtcggatgtccctcgggcCATTATGCGTCTAAAAAGTACATGTATTAAATAGAGCGGAATAAAATGCATGGCTTTTAAAGAACAAgtggattcgatctaccatcatggcgatttctgccatgaagaagTCGTTTCTCAGTAAACAAAACCGCCTTAGGGCTCTGAATTAGTACATTGATAACACTTGTGTATTATACCAGGGCCCAAAAATATTAATTCAACGAAATATTTTTGCAATAGGCATACATTTTGCGAGTTTTGAGAGTGTCGACACTAATACCAATATCATTTTTATGCATTATGAGCATACAGAttaatttatattgttttaaatgaTTCCAATTTCACCCTTAGTCGAATTAGAAGAATTGCGCAATCTATAAACCCagttcacaaaaagtaacgcggTACAAATACGATTGCTTCAGCACAATTAATCGTATTAAATTCGAGGTTTTTCTTTTAAGAAAATACTCAGTGATGTATTGTTAATATTAAACGAAAATTGGGCGAATGAGATACAATGTATGCACACAAGCCAcctttctttctatgttaaaatattgtgaaaacggtTAATGGTTTTGAAGCTCTCTAGGCGTAACGACTGCGTTACCTTTTGCGAAATCGTTATTTCGCCAAAATTGTCGAAAGTGGTACTACATCATGTAAATGAAAGGGAACAACTTGTGTGAATTAACGGAtgtcaatagtaggcctattattataacAGTTGAtgccaatataattattataagttTTACTGTCTTGTTCATTTCAGATAGGTCACCTATACTACCAGAATGCGTTCGTCTTTGATTATTTTGTTCTTATGTGTATCTGGAATCAGTGCCGCTAAAGGCAACAAGAAAGCAAATAAGGTAGACCTAGTATGTGATGAGGCATTATTTACCGTCAATAAAAGTCATATCATCGACATTAATAAACTTGATGTCATGctggtttttttaaacatttattttctaTAAATGGCATTTGAAAAATACGATTGCATGGATTACACAAGACATCTGTTCGTTAATCGCCCAAAGGGGAAGGATTTACCTCTTTGTCATCACTCTAAACCTCAGCATTGGATCCGACTTCTTGACTATCTTTCCTTAGATGTAATAGTTCAGTGTCAATCATGTCTAAACTGTGCCGTGAGACTACCATCTACAGTAAGAAATTTTAATCCTCAGGCTGACTTCCCAGCTTTATAAATCGGCAGTCACCACACAAACAAAGAGTTGTCAAAGCTGAAAGTCCAGCTAGCAAAAAGCTGTTATTTGgaaagatatatatttttgtaaagagcaagtgtgaaaaaagctgaaaatcaacTCTTACACCAATAATAAAGAACCTAGAGGTGTTTGGCAGTCCTTCTGTGAAAGCTTTTGAACCATTAGTCCTTggatgcaatggttcagtgtccagatTGTAGGCTACATGTACCATCTGGGGAATAATTTGAAGTTTGCAGGGAAGACAGAATAGAGCAACATACAATTAGCTAACAGCATAATTTTTTGTCTTTCTACAGTTTGCTGCTGCGTTGGAACCGAAGTTAAACGACATCATTGCTTCGATTGCAAGCTTATGTGAGTTACTTAAACAAAACTTATTCTTTTTTTGATGTCCTCCCTACCCATGTCCGCTCTCGATGTCCCCTTCGCTTTCACTCTTTTCACTCTTTTCACCCCTACTTTCTTCACTATATACCTCCCCTTTcactggcttttaaaatggaaatttgtgaaaataaataaTGACTttaatgagtaggcctataaaaatatacTGATAATGTTTAATTGAATGAAAGCGACATAGATGACAACACAGCAGCAAGTAAAAATGAAAAGTTTCTAAAAGTGTTTTAGAATAAAATGAAATAACGCTAAATTAATGCACAGGCTAAAAATGCCcgattattttttataaatagCCATAGCCGAGTGGGAAGGTTTCCAATTAAATATTTTTGGTAAATCCTGAAGTATCcgatgtatagacgaatccaacgagccaagtcatgtcAGGATTTGGTAGGCCATTTTCGGgtccccgctagcaccaacctggtgttttgagcgccccattgtgcaaataaaagccgtcaaacacctagagaagatgcacggacgaggagggttaatagaataatatatacaatacagATAATTCCGCAGCTATTCCCGTCGCATATACAAAATatgcatctattcatacatagtccttttgttcgcaagtgcatccatttgtagcgtttgatatggtgtatgagaCCGCCATGCTTGATCAATTTGCACgctggaattggaaatatttccaatgtttctatagataatttgttggaaagtattaaataccccccccccaaaaaaaaattgtaaatataggcctataagtttatgattgttagcattttttcacagaagtgatgattattgatgatttttatttagttttttctgtattttcggtggtttcctgaagcctgataatcaagatattctggtacaagcactacaaacaggttgcactcatcacctgtgtatgtctgtaatcatagattgatacaataccgcttttttcaaagatacttatcgtacaggtgcgagtgatcagaatgatatggttcaatgcatagataccaggtgtagttaatccgattattatgtcactttaacagcgaatagaccatgtagaagctgtgtgttttgccgaagggaactgtattgtgttgtaaactttaatcattcttttgtctacctgtgttttcgcggaagatgtaaaacgggtgacggaatgcagtttaaaatttccgccatggccgaatcatttcacattttaggtgcaTTGTAgctgacggggacccaactaaaggctgctagtcaggtgtaggaatgcgtgaatttggattcgtctatatgaacATGTATTGTGCAACATATATAACGATTTTTGATACCAAATCGCGTCACAATTGATTTGGTTTAGAAGACAGACTAATATTTTATTTGCgccattatattttgtaatttagtgaaaatgaagactgaaaagcTCCTAAACATCTATTTAAAAATTCCATTTATCCCACTagagattactgtttcgtttttatagtaatctaatcttttaattcctgaaataaactttggggtTTTATGAGGAAGGTTTATGTAAAGTGGAAACATATCGCGGTGAGCGACCTTTTTCAGGTTAGCCCTTCTTGAAAGTAAACATGTTCTCCACCATGTGTGAGAAATGCCATGAGTCAGTACATGACGTATAACGAGTTTCTGCTGCGGcttatattttgtctttttttaatcatatatttGCCTTCACATCAACATTTCAGCTGATGATCCTGAATGGGAGCTTGTATTTAAAGCGGTGGCAGGCATTGCACCAGTTGGGAATACCGACAAGTCCCTCTATGATCCGGTCGATGTGTGGAGTCGAGACGAACCGTTGAATGAGGATGTCCCAGCAGCAAGGAAACTTGATAATAGTTTCAAGGGGCACTACAAGAGCCAGTCTGCTTTGAACTGGGGAAGAAGGAACATTATGGAGGTACGTAAACACGCCAATAGAGAGTCATAACGATAGGTTTTACGACATACaatttaatctgcaggttgtctAATCATTTgatgcattgtagtttagaatgaaAGAACTAATAAATGAAGTTAACTCGCAGTGTTGCTGGGTAATTAACATAAACGCAGGTCTACCACAAGGTTCTATTCTTGTGCCAATATTGTTACAACTAATTGTACTACGGAAagtatgctgatgatacatcAATGTCTTTTCATGGCAATGATTTTAAAAAGATAAAATTAGCGTTAAGTAATGATCTCACACAGCTTATACTAAGCGGACGTttattttttaaagcttaaagCTCTTATTGGTTTATTTTACTTATATCCCAGTCCATCGTAGACACGCGTATGACACACAAGTTATCTTCAAACTAACAAATTCAAAGCAAATTATGGTAAATCAATGTAGAAATATGCAGGGAGCATGAAATATGCAGGGAGCATTGACATGGAGTGTAATTTGTGTCAGAAAGAATTCAAGTTTGTCAGAAAAACTGAAATCTGAATTAGTTTGAGCCCATTTCTCACTATATGTAATAATTATGCATGCAAACACATACACATTATTTGTTGATTATAATGATTGAATGAACCCAGTGACCTGCTGAAAATCAGGTTTTCTTGTAggctgataataaataaataaataaataaataaataaaaataaataaataaataaataaataaataaataaataaataaataaataaataaataaataaataaataaataaataaataaataaataaataaataaataaataaataaatgtgtaggGATAGGCGTGTGCATGCATGTGTGCATGTTTGCGTAGGTCTGTATTGTTTTGCGTCCGTCCGTTTATGGAAAACGTTATATTCTTTTGATAGGTAAAAGTAGCATTCCTGGATGCAACTGGTAAAGAATTGATGAGTATGATATTTGACGGAGAAGGTTCAAATGACGTTAACTGGTTCACGAAAGCTCGACTTCTTTATTCTCCCTATGATGATATCGTTAGTGGATCACAAAATTACTTCTCTGTTGCCGGGTAAGATAGAAAGCAGCTAGAGCAAAATACCATGTAATGCAGGGGcgtagcggggggggggggggcaaattgccCCTACAGAAAATTTTaaaggataaaatggggacgacaAAGGGTAAAGTGTCATGAAAATGACTGAAATTGAAACAAAAGTTGACAAATAGGGACGAAAAAATGGCTTTGCCCCAtaataaaatcctggctacgccactgcaagtgCGTCACTCTTCATTGAAACTCGTTTTCATTGATCGCCACACCATATTACCTTTTGCACAAATCTAAACAGACGCAAATTCAGCAGTGCGTTTCTCGGACGAGCCCCCTCTTTCTGATATACAATCTCGTACTTTCTAAAATACTAATCTCTTGTTTTATATCAATAAAGGTGtgggttgaacatgttgaagggccTTTTAAGGGGTGggctatgaacgtttggacagtattttttgtgggacacgagagcacatcagacatattgaattacattctgaacacgaagaatttccttctgatatcaaataattttgatttattgaaattcgcgatataatacacatttgtgaccgtacatcaCGAaggagccgtaaatgtcctaaattgtattctgagttacagtgttaaTGTGCATGAagatcgtattcataggtacttcAAGTTAGTGctatacatgtatctcattttgatagcgctagtcaaacaccttttacaccaatcaataatcctattgttgaagaggataatatgcTTCTACCTatctctatagaattcttaaatatctctagtctttgtttgctttggctaaatcctgcaTGTTCAAATGGtggattacaaagcattgtattttgtctaggtatgtataaccaacaattaacaatgagaggacattcctgaacatcgttgacttggggatgatttgaaatgaccgccaattatgactgtttgatatttattaccaacaATATGGGAAAAGAAATTGaagaagttcaacaaaccataaccccgcttctggatatcgtttgaagtcaaatgatacacaattttaaagcttttgattaatattttctaaacatgaaataaaacaaaattgaccgggcggaatttacggctcattcgtcgtgtacggtcacattttatggcaaatgattaaaaattgatatttttgatatttaacagtcctcgaagtaaattttatgaatataacgatatgtacttaaagtgtatgtaactgggatgaaaagccgacaaatAAGTGAAAATTTtcacatttcgtattgaagatatggatttttcccccaaacacccaaaaaataTGGTTTGTTTAGGAaaataatgtatattttcaatatgaaaggtcaaaattttatacACCTCTGCCGTTTTCCTGAAAAAAATACGCTTTaaaccatttatttatttatttatttatttatttatttatttatttatttatttatttatatatttatttatttatttatttatttatttatttatttatttatttatttatttatatgagtACAAGCTATATATAGTTATGACAACATTTCGTAATTTTAATTTCAACGATGCAGTGCCCATAATCGTCGCTTCTTTATCAACCGTAATTACGGTGGGTGTGAAAAACATGCTGGATGGATGGCGGTCATCGGCAAAAATTATTGTTCATGGGAATACGAGCAAGAAGCAAAACCCATTTTTCTGTACAGCACCACGAGGACATATGCTAATTGGAATAAGGTCGAAGGTAATTTCATCTCATTAAAATATCACTATAAATGTTTTAGTTCAAATTAAAGAAGGAAAGTAGCCCTCTGTATAATATTCATCTACGACCGTCGTATGTTTTAGCgataattttttgtgataatttcaaCACTGTATTCGATCGTTTCCAGTGCATAATTAAGTGACTTAGTGGGTCTTGTATAACAACAAACTCTACTTCAAATTGATTTCACATGTCATTGTCTTTCAGATGTGGGACGAGCCGACCTATTTGCTATTTTCGTGAAAACCAAGTCTCGCTACTGCTGCAACTAGTTTACAATTAGGTAGGTTATTTTGCCAGCTCTGAATATGAGTTGTAGAAGATGTAGAAGAttccgggggggtactcagtacaaatgaccatacggggacgtgccgcaaatatgggtagcattttcacgggcattttcagcctttcggtatatcaatggcccctttttcaaagcctattttggtatatgaatggatcatgatgcagtcatgtctacagtagaattcaccacgacctttgcaggactttaaccccattaaaagctattaaaccaagataacactaattgaaaacagctcaactgattaaatcagatcttctctggttgtgcacatgtgtctgttttacatgtgcggtatcgcaatgagctggtattatagtttcagttgggtaaccgattataaaggaaacgaaaggtaacaatggtatgtgaaCCAACTCGTAAtcctttattattgttatttttcttTCATGCTGGAACTTAACTTGGGTGTCAAAGACGGATGTGTCGGTAAACGTTATCACAACTAGACAGAGGCAAACAACACCCAGTTTGTTTCCTCAATGGAGACTCGTCATACTCATCAATATTTTACACCAAGGATACACTAATTTAGCATAATAGGTGAAGAAAAAACTCCTAatttacgggcccgaccgacctaATTTTTGCATGTAATATCAGCCGTATTGTGGCTAGAAAAACgattaaaaaatgtgaaaatattaaaaaaatatttgtgatttTGTTTGTTCATGTTCATTTGAGACAATTTGTAAATGTAATTTTGACTGTCTACAGCCTTTTGCAAAGATGCTTCGCAGTTTTTATCCCACCTcgtacgctcgcgtaaattcacgccTGCGTCACGCGAttgatcggcgaatgaggtgctgatgtatTGATGACGTATTTCaactagccaatcagaacccgacttcatgtttacgccataatggaattttgcaaaagataATAATCCTACTTGAAAGTCTGTTCCCCCGTAGAGCAGGTGTGTTTTTCTTCACTATACTACTATTATGTAATACTAAAGAtcacacaaaaagtaacgcagccgttataaatacgtctatagcttcagaattattaattgtattcacaatattcTAACATAGAAAGACAGGTGGTTTTATATTTACGTGTattttgatatcccatttgtccaatttctttgaatattaacaacacagcagtaatTTTAAGGATAAAACCCCGAATTTAAAAAGTTGTACTTACAGCGATCAATAGTTATCAAACACACAGtattgtggcatgtaaaacctgccatttatcttcgcgctggattcaaattgatacaatatatactacaacttttaaattcacggatttttctttaaaaatactgcggtgttgttaatattgaacgaaattgggcatatggggtatcaaaatgcgcgtacataaacTACATGCctttctattttaaaatattgtgaatataaTTAAAAGTTTTGAAGCTAGAGACGTATTTGTaacggctgcgttactttttgtgcagtctttatatcCTGTAACAGTATAGACCTTTTCAGGAAAACTTATTGAAAAACCGATAATATGTGACCATCAAAACTTATTCAACTAATCACTTTACGGCGATTTGAACGCGTTCAAATGCGCGCAGCGTGGACATCATGCAATCAATACGCTGCGTTAAGTAAGCTCAGGCAATGCGGGAGCCATAACGTGAGTTggtttagacttctccgtagtccacttgccaattgtactctggctattacatttaagcttaaaactctgatttaattaatgattgcacaattgatagattttcacaactgatcttttcagtcaccgtacgccctctgtttgttagcttcccacataggcgtagatcccgggggggatggggggatttatccccccccccccaatattttgccaggggggatgctccatacaatcatcccccccaatgttgacgcctgaatataagtttctgaccaaattaacctcatatttgcccattttagccccaaaagtacaattattccact
Proteins encoded in this region:
- the LOC140151419 gene encoding uncharacterized protein, with translation MRSSLIILFLCVSGISAAKGNKKANKFAAALEPKLNDIIASIASLSDDPEWELVFKAVAGIAPVGNTDKSLYDPVDVWSRDEPLNEDVPAARKLDNSFKGHYKSQSALNWGRRNIMEVKVAFLDATGKELMSMIFDGEGSNDVNWFTKARLLYSPYDDIVSGSQNYFSVAGAHNRRFFINRNYGGCEKHAGWMAVIGKNYCSWEYEQEAKPIFLYSTTRTYANWNKVEDVGRADLFAIFVKTKSRYCCN